The DNA window aaagaaaaaaaatacaatcCGTAGTTAGAAAGgttaacaaaaaaaaagatccGTTTAGACTAGTTGGatagaaatttttatttcatgAACTAGTCAACTCAAAATAATGACGTTAGCAAAGCATAGTCAACATCATTTGCATTAGCGATGTATAACAAAACTTGAGCTTTGACAGGGGTCAAGTAACCACCGGCAATTGCTCCCTCTGGAACTGCATCAGTACTAACATAGCTCAATGGACCAACTGTCTTGGCGTACACAACAGGCATGGTATTATTTGCAATACTTACTGCCGTACTATTGGTTGCTGGACCAGAAACGACAACGACCAAACCACTTAAAGTGGAAGCTAACGAATCTACAGTGCTTGCGAGATAAGTTGCATCGTAGACAACTGGGACTAATATCCTGCTAGAAACATTTTGATAGGCGTGAGCATCAGTAAACATAGTGTAATTTGTTCTAATTGTTGAGTCAGTGCCGATGAAAGCCGGTAAAGAAGCATCATTGTAGAAAATAACTTCGTCTTGGTCATTAACGATACCTATTGGAATACCAGCGCCTGGAGCATCGGAGGGGCCGAAAATACCTGAATAAATCAAACCACGTCTATCCACGACTAATGCACCGCGTCCAGCAGCAGAGGTACTATTAGCAACTAGAATACCTAAGGCAACATCATCAGTAACGACAATTGGTGTCGTAGTGTCAAGGACAACGGCAGTGAAGAAACCTAAACCTTCCAAACCTCTTCTACTAGAAGTAATAACAACGGCCTTAGTGTCGTTAGTTAAGAGCTCATCGACAGTTGCAGATACATTATACAATTGAGTGGCATTCAATGGAAGAGATGTGTTAAATAAAACAGTATAGTTTAGATGGGTTTGATTGAGAATTGGAACGATACCGCCAGTGACGACAACTTGCAATTCCTCTGGAACAGCTGGAAAAGTGAAGTTCGTCAAGTTCGAATAATTTGCAGTTCCATTGGACACAATAGGAATAGTGATATTTGTTGcatttgtaaaattgaagCCCTGGAGGGTGTTTGGAACAGCAGTAGCATTAGCAGCAGCTACGGTCGTTGTAACAGTTGCAACACCAGTAGTGTTTGTATAATTTGTGTCATATCCAATGCTTGTTGCGTTTACAAAGGAAGTTGCATTAGCACGAGAGTCGTCCTTTCTAAAGGTTAACCTTTTCCATATTGGCGTGGCTTCGGCGACAGAACTAGTAGCGACCAAAGCTGATAAAATAAAACCTAActtcatatttatttttcgATTATCAGAggtttcttttcaatagatACTTGAGATGGTTGAATTATAGAAGATAGTTAAGAtatagaaaatatcaaaggaATAAATAAGATATAAGTTGCacattatatatatatttttcccGAGGGATTATTGTCGAGGTTATTTCACATAGAACTCGATGACCTTCTTATTTGTTACCCATCACCCTTTTTTTATGGAGTCCACTAATGCCAAAGATAATCTTAAAAATCCCTTGCGCAGATATTGTTATTGGCTGTATGTAGGCATCGACTGCCCCGTAGTTAAGTTTACTCAACAGCTCCTTTGAGAATCTTAATATCTTGGCGATAGACAATTATATTGGCATGCGATGACCATTCTGTTTATTTTACTATACGTATTTTATTAGGGAAATGACTTCAAGAAGCATATTCTACACTTATCTTTCCAAGTTGGGACGTACGCTGGGGGCATCCCTTCTAAGATGTGGAGCCCCAAAGCTAATAAGTACATGCAAGGGCTTCTTTAATTGGTGCCAATTATGATATAGCCCGTTTGAGTTCCAAGGCCAGACTGATCACAGATTTAGCGGTGAGCTTCTCTCTATACCTTTAAACTTAATTGGAAATATAGCTACTACCAAAATACCTAATTTGGCATTCTAAGTGGTTTCTTCTCCTCCGGGATTCCACTGTCACCCACGAAGCAACATACAGAGAGAGGGAGAGAGAGAAAATCCGTATTTCTACGGAAAAGGCCCCGTTTAGTACGGAGATGAATGAGTTTCCGACTTGGTTTCCCGAAGAACTCGCCGCAGAAAATCTCAAAGTGATCGGCATGACAACAAAGAGCATCTCGATGAATTTGGGAAAGCATCAATGAGACCGCTTTTTGTTTCCCACGGAGTTGGCAAGACAGTAAAAGGACAGTTAAGACCAAGATAACAATATGAGGGGATAaactaatttttttgtgtCAATTGGTTCTTAACTTTCCCAAAACAAGGAGATTTTGTCTAGTTCTACATCTAGAGTTCTTGTGTGAGTGAATTACTTTATTCGTGAGGTGGATGTAATCCCCTTCAATGTATTGTATAGTCTTTCACATAATAAAACATACACAAAAGTCTCTTTTCCATATTTTGCCGCCATTAAGTGCCATCCACAAAACTTTGTAACCCATTTGGGAGGCATGCCTGTTGTAAATCTTCGCTTATACGCTCTTTACCCAGTATGCACTAAAGATGGGAAATCGATacttatataaattatttattcacATAATTCTGTTTGTTTCTATAGAGACACTGTCACTTTTTTAAGGCGTCCGAACTCAGGGATGTATATAGTTTCTTTAACAGAATTAATAGTCCATTTTATGCTTGCtatagaaaaattataaatgtTAGAGAGCTCTTTAAAGAACGCTAATATATCTATCCAAAACACCATAATACGAATAAATAGCCGTCTATAATGCATTTTTCCTCGTCAAATAATCAAACCTAGAGTAAGTGTAACCAATAAATGGTAAATCTTCCTTGACAGCCCCATTATTAACATTACCTTGCTTCATCATCTCTTCTCTTTGCTTGGCAGCATGTACCATAGCTGGAGAATCTGGtacattttctaattcatcagTTGGGAAAAATCTTGTATCAGTTATTGAACtcaattttggaatatagGGCGCTTCAACCTGTCTGATCGTATTCCAATCAACACCACGGAAGAATGGATGGTTCTTGATCTCATCTGCACCGCCATGTCTACCCAATCTTTGATCTGCATGCGATAGAAGTCTTCGGATTAAATCTTCAGCTTCATAAGAAATATGAATATCGTCGGGAAATTGTAAAGTTTGTTCAAAATTCATAATTTTACGATACGTTTCTTGTGGAGTCTCCGAGCAAAAGGGTGGCCAACCTATTAAACATTCATACATGATGGCACCAAGAGACCACCAATCACATTCTTGACCGTAACCTTGGTACAGAAAGATTTCAGGTGCAATATAATCTGGTGTACCCACAGTAGAGTATGCCATTAGACGACGAGACTTTCTCCAGGTTTGGATTTGTTGTCTGTTCGACATGGTTAGATTGATCGAGTCTACTATCATTGTTTGCCTATTATTGCCATTATTATTCACAGTCTGACCTGGTTTAGTTAAACCACCATTAGCTTGATCTTCTTGCAGTAgttttttataataattcGAGTCATGAGTTTTGTGGAAACCAGTAGAAAGACCAAAATCAGATAACTTGATGTGTCCTCTGATATCAATAAGAATATTGTCAGGCTTTATATCCCTATGAATGAACCCTAGTTTATGAACTGTTTCAATTGCTAGTATACACTCTGCCATGTAAAACCTGGTGACATCCTCAGTAAATAATTGCCATCTAATCAACATTGTCATCAAATCACCGCCCGGTAAAAATTCCATGATTAAATAAAGGTATTGAGCATCTTGGAAGGAATAATATAAGGAAACCACCCATGGAGAATCACTACCGGCAAGAACATCTCTTTCTGCTTTGACATGAGCTAATTGATCTTTCTTATACATTTCTGATTTTAAAAGTGTCTTCATAGCATATATTTTACCTgtatctttcttttgaacCAATCTGACTTCACCGAATGCACCTTTACCAATAACTTTAACAGTCTGGAAATCTTCTAATGATaatcttgttcttcttaATCTTAAAAACTGAGATTCCTTTTTACCCAAAGAACTTAATTGCCTTGATTTTCTTTCGTCGGACCAGTTATGCGACGTTAATTCACCCTCTAATTCTACCCGTCTctcatttctttcaatggcATATTTGACTGATtgttgataaaaattttcaactttcaattttacagCAGCAGCCCTATCTTGGGTGGCTTTAGATAATAAATCTGGccttctttcaaagaacATGTAATTGTTGTCGCCATTAGAACTAGCGTTATTAGAACTAGCATTCATATTCTGCAATTGATGTGGTTGTGATgcttgaaaatttctagTTGGAGTCTGTTGAATTGCCTGGttataatgattttgacTGTGCTGAATTGGTGTCATTACAGTgttcatattattttggtGCTGGCTATAATCtgattcatttgaataatgacTAGGAGGATATGGAGCTGCAGGTTGGGAGAAGTTATTAACACTTGCACCGCTATTATCATTCCGTACATGTGGTTGCTGCTGTATCATGctatttgaattattgTTATGCTTGAAAATTCCAGTCATTGCTGGtggttgttgttgttgttgttgttgttgttgtgcattattcattaaatttggtGGAATATAGTTATTTTGGTGAGTCGGTGTAGTAGGATAGTTTAACCCCGGAAGATCTGTGAAACCGCCATGCACTACGTTTCCATTCCCTTCTTCTTGTAACTGATCTTGTAACGATTGATGCGAATTTTGTTGCCTCATATAGTTATTACTAAAACCTGCAACAGGTGGTCTCTGGATCTGTTGATACATATCCATTTCGGGTTCGTACggctgttgttgttgttgctgctgGTACGAATTGCCAGATCCAGAAGAATTGTTATACGGGTTGCTACCAAACATGCCCTTGtttctatttttgaattgttgataaaaaaaatgccTTGAAAtgtaaatgaaaaatatgatagTTCTCTAGGATAATTAAACAGTAAGTAATTGACCGAAATAACTATAAAAATGGTTGATTTTATGTATAATATGCCCAAGGTATCTGATTGCTGAGTGAAGGGACACTAATTGTCTGTAGTTTCACCGGAATGAAAGCCAATATGAAGGATCAGTTAACCCAATGTAAAGTTTTCATTCTCAGCTcagaaaatcaaattttcgCAATGAAGCGAAAAGCATCAAATATCGAACATCAACGGAAACATCATATTACACGACCACTAAAAGGTGACAGACACACCAATCGCATCCAGATTCATAGTGATACATTT is part of the Kazachstania africana CBS 2517 chromosome 1, complete genome genome and encodes:
- the YGP1 gene encoding Ygp1p (similar to Saccharomyces cerevisiae SPS100 (YHR139C) and YGP1 (YNL160W); ancestral locus Anc_2.98), yielding MKLGFILSALVATSSVAEATPIWKRLTFRKDDSRANATSFVNATSIGYDTNYTNTTGVATVTTTVAAANATAVPNTLQGFNFTNATNITIPIVSNGTANYSNLTNFTFPAVPEELQVVVTGGIVPILNQTHLNYTVLFNTSLPLNATQLYNVSATVDELLTNDTKAVVITSSRRGLEGLGFFTAVVLDTTTPIVVTDDVALGILVANSTSAAGRGALVVDRRGLIYSGIFGPSDAPGAGIPIGIVNDQDEVIFYNDASLPAFIGTDSTIRTNYTMFTDAHAYQNVSSRILVPVVYDATYLASTVDSLASTLSGLVVVVSGPATNSTAVSIANNTMPVVYAKTVGPLSYVSTDAVPEGAIAGGYLTPVKAQVLLYIANANDVDYALLTSLF
- the CBK1 gene encoding serine/threonine protein kinase CBK1 (similar to Saccharomyces cerevisiae CBK1 (YNL161W); ancestral locus Anc_2.96) codes for the protein MFGSNPYNNSSGSGNSYQQQQQQQPYEPEMDMYQQIQRPPVAGFSNNYMRQQNSHQSLQDQLQEEGNGNVVHGGFTDLPGLNYPTTPTHQNNYIPPNLMNNAQQQQQQQQQPPAMTGIFKHNNNSNSMIQQQPHVRNDNSGASVNNFSQPAAPYPPSHYSNESDYSQHQNNMNTVMTPIQHSQNHYNQAIQQTPTRNFQASQPHQLQNMNASSNNASSNGDNNYMFFERRPDLLSKATQDRAAAVKLKVENFYQQSVKYAIERNERRVELEGELTSHNWSDERKSRQLSSLGKKESQFLRLRRTRLSLEDFQTVKVIGKGAFGEVRLVQKKDTGKIYAMKTLLKSEMYKKDQLAHVKAERDVLAGSDSPWVVSLYYSFQDAQYLYLIMEFLPGGDLMTMLIRWQLFTEDVTRFYMAECILAIETVHKLGFIHRDIKPDNILIDIRGHIKLSDFGLSTGFHKTHDSNYYKKLLQEDQANGGLTKPGQTVNNNGNNRQTMIVDSINLTMSNRQQIQTWRKSRRLMAYSTVGTPDYIAPEIFLYQGYGQECDWWSLGAIMYECLIGWPPFCSETPQETYRKIMNFEQTLQFPDDIHISYEAEDLIRRLLSHADQRLGRHGGADEIKNHPFFRGVDWNTIRQVEAPYIPKLSSITDTRFFPTDELENVPDSPAMVHAAKQREEMMKQGNVNNGAVKEDLPFIGYTYSRFDYLTRKNAL